One genomic window of Arachis hypogaea cultivar Tifrunner chromosome 8, arahy.Tifrunner.gnm2.J5K5, whole genome shotgun sequence includes the following:
- the LOC112707750 gene encoding uncharacterized protein yields MEEYLLCMKTLRSQMNDVEDQAAKISVEEETQLTNVRTMEKDIESVKSEVKRTKEDTEQMKKVMGELCSKILENQKKIASSESDISKLTQTLELIHQEKVGLSAKLSEKRAYYTKVEEDLSAKLQKQQEWHRTKMTSRKLKEHEIKEKVDLQKSKTKGKAAADGNCIMDNLGSDARKSIITKLDSAKGRLNEILNLKSKMLMENNKIKLAIEDLKCKTNDFKLELKAADITVLQEEYNALMSDKAGEIEYLQSLGKQVDKLKEIHHVVKCACGEEFTVAVNM; encoded by the exons ATGGAGGAGTACTTACTGTGCATGAAGACTTTGCGCTCTCAAATGAACG ATGTGGAGGATCAAGCGGCTAAGATCTCAGTAGAAGAGGAAACGCAACTCACCAACGTTCGCACGATGGAAAAAGATATCGAATCAG TGAAATCGGAAGTTAAAAGAACGAAGGAAGATACTGAACAAATGAAGAAAGTGATGGGTGAGCTATGCTCTAAGATATTGGAGAATCAGAAAAAGATTGCCTCTTCGGAATCTGATATCTCCAAGCTTACACAG ACCCTGGAACTTATTCATCAAGAGAAAGTTGGGTTGTCTGCCAAACTTTCAGAGAAGAG AGCCTACTATACCAAGGTTGAGGAGGACTTGAGCGCCAAATTGCAGAAGCAACAG GAGTGGCACAGAACTAAGATGACTAGTAGAAAATTGAAAGAGCATGAG ATCAAGGAAAAAGTTGATTTACAGAAAAGTAAAACCAAAG GGAAGGCTGCAGCCGATGGTAACTGTATCATGGACAACCTG GGGAGTGATGCAAGGAAGAGCATAATCACTAAACTGGATTCAGCTAAAGGAAGGCTTAATGAAATTCTTAATCTAAAATCCAAGATGCTTATGGAGAACAACAAG ATAAAACTCGCTATTGAGGATCTGAAATGCAAGACAAATGATTTTAAG CTAGAGCTAAAAGCTGCAGATATAACGGTTCTTCAAGAAGAATATAACGCACTTATGTCTGACAAAGCTGGAGAAATAGAGTACTTGCAGTCTCTGGGGAAACAAGTTGACAAACTCAAG GAGATCCATCATGTGGTAAAATGTGCCTGTGGGGAGGAATTTACTGTGGCAGTGAACATGTAA
- the LOC112707753 gene encoding methylthioribose-1-phosphate isomerase: protein MASCGSNGVESPNTLQSICYNRGSLQLLDQRKLPLETIFLDIKDSTDGWNAIRDMVVRGAPAIAIAAALSLAVEVSNLGSFNGSPGDAASLLQSKLEYLVSSRPTAVNLSDAATKLKEVISKAAATSSEARSVFQAYIEAAEIMLEDDVASNKAIGSYGAKFMQQQMEKQKLSVLTHCNTGSLATAGYGTALGVIRALHSGGVLERAYCTETRPFNQGARLTAYELVHDKIPATLIADSAAAALMRDGRVDAVVVGADRVASNGDTANKIGTYSVALCAKFHNVPFYVAAPLTSIDLSLSSGEEIVIEERSPKELLNTRGGLGEQVAASGISVWNPAFDVTPAGLIHGIITEKGVITKMSSADAFDIKAFIQKTG, encoded by the exons ATGGCGTCTTGTGGTTCCAACGGAGTCGAATCCCCAAACACGCTCCAATCCATATGTTACAACCGCGGTTCCCTTCAGCTTCTCGATCAG AGGAAGCTACCTCTGGAAACAATTTTTTTGGACATAAAGGATTCTACTGATGGCTG GAATGCCATACGGGATATGGTGGTCCGGGGAGCACCTGCTATTGCCATTGCAGCCGCACTCTCTCTGGCTGTTGAGGTGTCTAATCTAGGTTCTTTTAATGGGTCGCCTGGTGATGCTGCTTCCTTGTTGCAAAGCAAGTTAGAATATCTTGTCTCAAG TCGGCCAACTGCAGTAAACTTATCAGATGCTGCAACAAAGCTAAAAGAAGTCATATCTAAGGCTGCTGCTACCAGTTCAGAGGCCAGGAGTGTTTTCCAG GCATATATAGAAGCAGCTGAAATTATGCTTGAGGATGATGTTGCCTCAAACAAAGCAATTGGTTCATATGGAGCAAAGTTCATGCAACAGCAAATGGAGAAACAGAAACTTTCTGTCTTGACCCATTGCAATACTGGAAG TCTAGCCACAGCTGGATATGGTACTGCTCTGGGTGTAATTCGCGCACTTCACAGTGGAGGAGTTTTAGAAAGGGCTTATTGCACTGAAACCCGGCCATTTAATCAA GGTGCTAGACTTACTGCCTATGAGTTAGTGCATGATAAAATACCGGCTACTCTTATAGCAGATTCTGCTGCTGCTGCCTTAATGAGAGACGGACGTGTGGATGCTGTTGTTGTTGGGGCCGATCGTGTTGCATCAAATG GTGACACAGCCAACAAAATTGGGACCTATAGCGTTGCCTTGTGTGCCAAGTTTCACAATGTACCTTTTTATGTGGCTGCACCGCTGACTTCGATTGATCTGTCACTTTCTTCCGGAGAAGAAATCGTCATCGAGGAGAGATCTCCGAAGGAGTTGTTGAACACACGAGGAGGacttggagagcaagttgctgcCTCAGGAATTTCGGTATGGAATCCAGCTTTCGATGTTACACCTGCTGGTCTAATACATGGAATCATAACTGAGAAG GGTGTCATTACAAAGATGTCTTCGGCTGATGCTTTTGACATAAAAGCATTCATACAGAAAACAGGTTAG
- the LOC112707754 gene encoding ABC transporter I family member 10 isoform X1, whose amino-acid sequence MNLPSLTYFPQKLVPPLCSALTNSTRSSGTADNIAIEGCNLKFSFTATRQAKVVPVLRDCSFRIPSGQFWMLLGPNGCGKSTLLKILAGLLNPTSGIVHVNEPKSFVFQNPDHQVVMPTVDADVAFGLGKFSLTNDEVRSRVSRALHAVGLSDYEKRSVQTLSGGQKQRVAIAGALAEACKVLLLDELTTFLDETDQVGVIKAVRNSLDTSAEVTALWVTHRLEELEYADGAIYMEDGKVVKYGDAASIRSFIEAKQSEYLSNAY is encoded by the exons ATGAATCTCCCTTCTCTCACTTACTTCCCTCAGAAACTTGTTCCTCCTCTCTGCTCTGCTCTTACCAACTCCACCAG AAGCAGTGGTACTGCTGATAATATTGCTATTGAAGGTTGCAATTTGAAGTTCTCGTTCACAGCAACGAGGCAAGCAAAGGTGGTGCCTGTGCTTAGGGATTGTTCGTTTCGCATTCCTTCTGGGCAGTTTTGGATGCTTCTTGGACCAAATGGGTGTGGAAAATCTACCCTCTTAAAG ATTTTGGCTGGTCTATTGAATCCAACTTCAGGAATAGTGCATGTTAATGAACCTAAgagttttgtttttcaaaatcctGACCATCAG GTGGTGATGCCAACTGTAGACGCCGATGTTGCATTTGGTCTTGGTAAGTTCAGCTTGACTAATGATGAAGTAAGGTCTAGGGTGTCGAGAGCCTTGCATGCTGTAGGCCTCTCTGACTACGAGAAG AGATCTGTCCAAACTCTGAGTGGTGGTCAGAAGCAGAGGGTTGCAATTGCCGGTGCTTTAGCAGAAGCTTGTAAAGTTCTCTTGTTGGATGAGCTCACAACATTCTTAGATGAAACTGACCAG GTCGGGGTTATCAAGGCTGTTAGAAACTCTTTGGATACATCTGCAGAAGTTACAGCATTATGGGTGACCCATCGTTTGGAAGAACTAGAATATGCAGATGGTGCCATATACATGGAGGATGGGAAAGTTGTCAAATATGGAGATGCAGCTAGCATTAGGAGTTTCATTGAAGCCAAGCAATCTGAATATCTTTCAAATGCATATTAG
- the LOC112707754 gene encoding ABC transporter I family member 10 isoform X2 yields MNLPSLTYFPQKLVPPLCSALTNSTRSSGTADNIAIEGCNLKFSFTATRQAKVVPVLRDCSFRIPSGQFWMLLGPNGCGKSTLLKVVMPTVDADVAFGLGKFSLTNDEVRSRVSRALHAVGLSDYEKRSVQTLSGGQKQRVAIAGALAEACKVLLLDELTTFLDETDQVGVIKAVRNSLDTSAEVTALWVTHRLEELEYADGAIYMEDGKVVKYGDAASIRSFIEAKQSEYLSNAY; encoded by the exons ATGAATCTCCCTTCTCTCACTTACTTCCCTCAGAAACTTGTTCCTCCTCTCTGCTCTGCTCTTACCAACTCCACCAG AAGCAGTGGTACTGCTGATAATATTGCTATTGAAGGTTGCAATTTGAAGTTCTCGTTCACAGCAACGAGGCAAGCAAAGGTGGTGCCTGTGCTTAGGGATTGTTCGTTTCGCATTCCTTCTGGGCAGTTTTGGATGCTTCTTGGACCAAATGGGTGTGGAAAATCTACCCTCTTAAAG GTGGTGATGCCAACTGTAGACGCCGATGTTGCATTTGGTCTTGGTAAGTTCAGCTTGACTAATGATGAAGTAAGGTCTAGGGTGTCGAGAGCCTTGCATGCTGTAGGCCTCTCTGACTACGAGAAG AGATCTGTCCAAACTCTGAGTGGTGGTCAGAAGCAGAGGGTTGCAATTGCCGGTGCTTTAGCAGAAGCTTGTAAAGTTCTCTTGTTGGATGAGCTCACAACATTCTTAGATGAAACTGACCAG GTCGGGGTTATCAAGGCTGTTAGAAACTCTTTGGATACATCTGCAGAAGTTACAGCATTATGGGTGACCCATCGTTTGGAAGAACTAGAATATGCAGATGGTGCCATATACATGGAGGATGGGAAAGTTGTCAAATATGGAGATGCAGCTAGCATTAGGAGTTTCATTGAAGCCAAGCAATCTGAATATCTTTCAAATGCATATTAG
- the LOC112707752 gene encoding uncharacterized protein isoform X2 produces MFKKAVEAKSHQRLSGADRKKLRRTVKDKFPRVSDSDLDALLPPKAEITVAKFPNRVLVYGVEGGFPTFFDVDGRGSEIFPTVYALWTVPELLPAFMLKGGEVSRFVIGGADLMFPGISVPPEGLPSFAAGEPWAVKVPGNPAPIAVGSTTMSSTEALKAGLRGKALRITHYYRDLLWQSVEGCYVPNAGFFEDAVFEDPASLSPPQNSDSTEDACKTSNDQENNIKNIEEQSVDANDFQADSSAALTTPNADENETANEISAGMSELKLPDSGSANDLNDQHNLSTEEIDLLLDKCLLQALHTTVKDKDLPIPGSTLWSNHVLPCRPSGVTLDIKKSSYKKLSKWLQAKSSSGLISVKEDKYKKEVMLLSVNRNHADYSSFKPEKRPVEKSDQPNVQSAKETRSSKTLEVAEIYKPSVHVNPIFSSVGADTGKLFSASEASEIVFKYIEKENLVKPTDKSMVVLDVVLCDALFKGAIKKGSTYPTEVHKKDIGPTFVSRMQPHHVVTRGNESVVRKGALKTIQLVTERRQGNKKVTKLSGMETFLIDAEALASELQKKFACSTTVGELPGKKGQEVLVQGGVIDDLAKHLIEQYGVPKRYIEVLDKTKK; encoded by the exons ATGTTCAAGAAGGCGGTTGAAGCGAAATCTCACCAGAGGTTATCCGGCGCCGACAGAAAGAAGCTCAGGCGAACCGTTAAGGATAAATTCCCAAGAGTTTCTGATTCCGACTTAGATGCCTTACTTCCTCCCAAG GCTGAGATAACAGTGGCAAAGTTTCCGAATCGAGTACTTGTATATGGTGTGGAGGGAGGATTTCCAACGTTTTTCGATGTTGATGGGCGTGGCTCGGAAATTTTCCCAACTG TTTATGCTCTATGGACAGTCCCTGAGCTTCTGCCTGCTTTCATGCTGAAGGGTGGCGAAGTTTCTCGGTTTGTTATAGGTGGAGCAGACTTGATGTTCCCAGGCATAAGTGTGCCTCCTGAAGGTCTTCCATCATTTGCGGCAGGGGAACCATGGGCAGTGAAAGTACCAGGAAATCCTGCTCCAATAGCT GTTGGGAGTACCACAATGAGCAGCACTGAAGCATTAAAAGCTGGATTACGTGGAAAGGCGTTAAGAATAACTCATTATTATCGTGATTTGCTATGGCAA TCAGTCGAGGGCTGTTATGTGCCCAATGCAGGTTTTTTTGAAGATGCTGTATTTGAGGATCCTGCGTCATTATCACCCCCTCAGAATTCTGATTCTACTGAGGATGCTTGCAAGACATCAAATGATCAAGAgaacaacataaaaaatattgaagagCAGTCTGTCGATGCAAATGACTTTCAAGCGGATTCCAGCGCTGCATTGACGACACCCAATGCTGACGAGAATGAAACTGCAAATGAAATATCTGCGGGCATGTCTGAGCTGAAGCTACCGGATTCTGGTTCTGCTAATGACCTAAATGACCAACATAACCTATCAACTGAAGAGATAGATTTGCTGTTAGATAAATGCCTTCTACAAGCATTGCATACCACTGTGAAGGACAAAGACCTTCCCATTCCTGGAAGCACTTTATG GTCAAACCACGTGTTGCCATGTAGGCCTTCAGGAGTGACTTTAGACATCAAGAAATCGTCCtacaaaaagttatcaaagtggTTACAAGCAAAATCCTCCTCTGGCTTG ATATCAGTGAAAGAAGATAAATACAAAAAAGAAGTCATGTTACTTTCTGTAAATCGAAACCATGCTGATTATTCATCCTTTAAGCCAGAGAAAAGGCCTGTGGAGAAAAGCGACCAGCCCAACGTTCAATCTGCCAAGGAAACTCGTTCATCTAAAACTCTTGAAGTGGCTGAAATCTACAAGCCAAGTGTACATGTCAATCCCATATTTTCATCTGTAGGAGCTGATACAGGAAAGCTTTTTAGTGCTTCTGAAGCTTCTGAAATTGTCTTCAAATacattgaaaaagaaaatcttGTAAAGCCTACAGATAAATCAATGGTTGTTCTAGATGTGGTATTGTGTGATGCATTGTTCAAGGGGGCTATTAAAAAGGGTTCAACGTATCCTACAGAAGTTCACAAGAAAGATATAGGGCCAACATTTGTGAGCCGTATGCAGCCTCATCATGTTGTGACGAGGGGAAATGAATCTGTAGTACGTAAAGGCGCCCTTAAAACAATTCAGCTAGTGACAGAACGGCGGCAAGGTAACAAGAAGGTAACCAAACTCTCTGGTATGGAAACTTTTCTTATAGATGCTGAAGCATTAGCATCAGAGCTACAGAAGAAGTTTGCTTGCAGCACCACTGTCGGAGAACTACCAG GtaagaaagggcaagaagtttTGGTTCAAGGTGGAGTAATTGATGATTTGGCAAAGCATTTGATTGAACAATATGGAGTTCCAAAAAGATACATAGAAGTTCTTGATAAAACAAAGAAATGA
- the LOC112707752 gene encoding uncharacterized protein isoform X1 gives MFKKAVEAKSHQRLSGADRKKLRRTVKDKFPRVSDSDLDALLPPKAEITVAKFPNRVLVYGVEGGFPTFFDVDGRGSEIFPTVYALWTVPELLPAFMLKGGEVSRFVIGGADLMFPGISVPPEGLPSFAAGEPWAVKVPGNPAPIAVGSTTMSSTEALKAGLRGKALRITHYYRDLLWESVEGCYVPNAGFFEDAVFEDPASLSPPQNSDSTEDACKTSNDQENNIKNIEEQSVDANDFQADSSAALTTPNADENETANEISAGMSELKLPDSGSANDLNDQHNLSTEEIDLLLDKCLLQALHTTVKDKDLPIPGSTLWSNHVLPCRPSGVTLDIKKSSYKKLSKWLQAKSSSGLISVKEDKYKKEVMLLSVNRNHADYSSFKPEKRPVEKSDQPNVQSAKETRSSKTLEVAEIYKPSVHVNPIFSSVGADTGKLFSASEASEIVFKYIEKENLVKPTDKSMVVLDVVLCDALFKGAIKKGSTYPTEVHKKDIGPTFVSRMQPHHVVTRGNESVVRKGALKTIQLVTERRQGNKKVTKLSGMETFLIDAEALASELQKKFACSTTVGELPGKKGQEVLVQGGVIDDLAKHLIEQYGVPKRYIEVLDKTKK, from the exons ATGTTCAAGAAGGCGGTTGAAGCGAAATCTCACCAGAGGTTATCCGGCGCCGACAGAAAGAAGCTCAGGCGAACCGTTAAGGATAAATTCCCAAGAGTTTCTGATTCCGACTTAGATGCCTTACTTCCTCCCAAG GCTGAGATAACAGTGGCAAAGTTTCCGAATCGAGTACTTGTATATGGTGTGGAGGGAGGATTTCCAACGTTTTTCGATGTTGATGGGCGTGGCTCGGAAATTTTCCCAACTG TTTATGCTCTATGGACAGTCCCTGAGCTTCTGCCTGCTTTCATGCTGAAGGGTGGCGAAGTTTCTCGGTTTGTTATAGGTGGAGCAGACTTGATGTTCCCAGGCATAAGTGTGCCTCCTGAAGGTCTTCCATCATTTGCGGCAGGGGAACCATGGGCAGTGAAAGTACCAGGAAATCCTGCTCCAATAGCT GTTGGGAGTACCACAATGAGCAGCACTGAAGCATTAAAAGCTGGATTACGTGGAAAGGCGTTAAGAATAACTCATTATTATCGTGATTTGCTATG GGAGTCAGTCGAGGGCTGTTATGTGCCCAATGCAGGTTTTTTTGAAGATGCTGTATTTGAGGATCCTGCGTCATTATCACCCCCTCAGAATTCTGATTCTACTGAGGATGCTTGCAAGACATCAAATGATCAAGAgaacaacataaaaaatattgaagagCAGTCTGTCGATGCAAATGACTTTCAAGCGGATTCCAGCGCTGCATTGACGACACCCAATGCTGACGAGAATGAAACTGCAAATGAAATATCTGCGGGCATGTCTGAGCTGAAGCTACCGGATTCTGGTTCTGCTAATGACCTAAATGACCAACATAACCTATCAACTGAAGAGATAGATTTGCTGTTAGATAAATGCCTTCTACAAGCATTGCATACCACTGTGAAGGACAAAGACCTTCCCATTCCTGGAAGCACTTTATG GTCAAACCACGTGTTGCCATGTAGGCCTTCAGGAGTGACTTTAGACATCAAGAAATCGTCCtacaaaaagttatcaaagtggTTACAAGCAAAATCCTCCTCTGGCTTG ATATCAGTGAAAGAAGATAAATACAAAAAAGAAGTCATGTTACTTTCTGTAAATCGAAACCATGCTGATTATTCATCCTTTAAGCCAGAGAAAAGGCCTGTGGAGAAAAGCGACCAGCCCAACGTTCAATCTGCCAAGGAAACTCGTTCATCTAAAACTCTTGAAGTGGCTGAAATCTACAAGCCAAGTGTACATGTCAATCCCATATTTTCATCTGTAGGAGCTGATACAGGAAAGCTTTTTAGTGCTTCTGAAGCTTCTGAAATTGTCTTCAAATacattgaaaaagaaaatcttGTAAAGCCTACAGATAAATCAATGGTTGTTCTAGATGTGGTATTGTGTGATGCATTGTTCAAGGGGGCTATTAAAAAGGGTTCAACGTATCCTACAGAAGTTCACAAGAAAGATATAGGGCCAACATTTGTGAGCCGTATGCAGCCTCATCATGTTGTGACGAGGGGAAATGAATCTGTAGTACGTAAAGGCGCCCTTAAAACAATTCAGCTAGTGACAGAACGGCGGCAAGGTAACAAGAAGGTAACCAAACTCTCTGGTATGGAAACTTTTCTTATAGATGCTGAAGCATTAGCATCAGAGCTACAGAAGAAGTTTGCTTGCAGCACCACTGTCGGAGAACTACCAG GtaagaaagggcaagaagtttTGGTTCAAGGTGGAGTAATTGATGATTTGGCAAAGCATTTGATTGAACAATATGGAGTTCCAAAAAGATACATAGAAGTTCTTGATAAAACAAAGAAATGA